In Vitis vinifera cultivar Pinot Noir 40024 chromosome 4, ASM3070453v1, the genomic window TTGCACCCATGCCCCATGTATAAAGGCTTCCCTTTGATGTCAATGCAGCAACATGATATGATCCTGATGAAATCTCTTTAACAAATTCGTCTTTAAGCTTCCCTCCAACAATTGCAATTGATTTATCCTTGGCTTGTGGATTTCCTAACTGCCCATGCACTGCACTTCCCATTGTGTAAACTGTCCCCAAACATGTAAGTCCGACAGTCAACATTCTCCCACAAGAAACCTGAACAAAATCATGATCCACAAGTTGTGCAACACATGTTGGTAAAAGCTTCCTCTCTTGATCACCATGCCCAAGTCTTCCTTTATCCCCATCACCCCATGTAAACAACTTCCCACCTTTAGTGTTGAACTTCAGGCGGTCAGCCCTGACTTCCACAATAGCGGCTGTATGCCATGGTCCACATGCAGCAGCTTTAACCCATAAACCACTGAGAGACTCAACTTCTTTCGGTTGAGAAATGCTTTCAAGCTTTCCATGCCCAAGAACCCCAAAAGTTCCATCTCCATAGGTAAATAATTGTCCAGAAGTGGACACAATTGCCATATGCCATTCCCCACAAGCAACATTTGATATACTTGTACCATTCAAAGGACCAGAAAGCCGACTTGGTATCCACTGACTTCTCTTTCTCCTCTCACCCACTAAATCTATACCAGAACCATTGTCACCCCATGTATAGAGTTCACCAGAATGCGTCAGAGCACACGTTTGATATTCCCCACAGGAAACTGATTTTACAAGGACACCAGTAagggattcaacaatttttggGTTGCCCATATCCATGTTAACTTTATGCCCAAGCCTTCCCCCACTCCCCTCACCCCAGCAAAAGACTTCCCCATGTTTGGTAACTAGGGCAGCATGCTTCCCCCCTAAAGATATTTCTCGCACATCTAACATTGTGGTGGATTCTAGTAACTTGGGAAGCAAAGCATCCGATTGCATCCCATTTTGGTTACCAAACCTATAGACCCCACCTCCTAAGATCCCTCCTTCTATTCCTTCTCCCCATATCATGACATCCCTCAAAATATCATTCTTTTCCATTTGTGGTGATGCATGAGAAGGTGCAGCAACCTGACTCAGCATATCTGTTTGAATTTCTGTGCCAGCATAGATTTCTTCCCCCTGTTTGAGATGATCTGGTTCAACATAAGGAGAACTTGGAAGTGAGACATCCACTACATTTTTCACATTCGATACACTCGATTCTGATGAATAAAAGCTATCAGCAGAATACGATAAGCCATCAGAAAAACACCTCTCTGAAAGTGACTGTGTAGGGCTTCCACATAAGCTGCGTACCTTCAGAATATAgaatgaaaaaatcaaataagtgAAGCATAAGGTTGAACATCAAGGCCAAGGATGGATATACCATCATAACCTGAGTTAAAATCAATTCTAGTCATAAACGAACATTACAAAAACATTCCTCAACATGGTTAACATAGAGGAATCAACTATTTTGAAACTGAAAGAATAGTATATAACATCCTATTACAGTTAAAATCCCAAGAAATATAACTACAATCACTTGTTACCAGTGGAAATTTGTAGTGAGCTCAACCGATATTGTTTGTTGTATCTCactaacttttcttttttaagtacTTTCAATGGCATTTGATAACATTTCTTCATTCGAAAACACCATTCACCATTCAAAACAGGAAAAGATCACATTTTCTCGTCTAGAATAGAAATCCCATGGATCTCACACTCCTATAAGGACAAACCTAaagcaattttcttttcttgtttggaGCTTTACTTTATTTGTGTTTTAATGCACATCTATGTATTCAGGTGTCATTttttacaaaaacataattCTACATGTTCTATTGTTTGCATTCATTCTCTTCTTCTGATGTGAAAATTCTTGGAGAAAAGAAGAAGGGGCGCTTGTTTTCAGAATCTTCACATGCACAGGCCGCATGGATGATTACTCAAGTGTTATATAGAACCTAGATAACCCAATTTAGCACTCATAACACAATTTTAGCACCCATAACACAATAACCTATGAATTATGAATGAGAATTACAAATAACTCCTAAGCTTTTCACGGAAGCTCTACATTACTCAGGTTGATTCCTATATGAAATCACGCCTGTTTTCCTTATCATTAATTGCTAATGCCCATTCAAATTCAGTCTTCTTTTTCCTTATGTAACCTTAAAATActttccattcattttttttgtaactCTCTAACTAGTTACCATGTTTtcctaataaattttaaattgctAATTATTCCAAACACAGGATAACCACAAATGGTCAATTGTATGTTTGCCTCTAGAAAAAGGTATGTTATGAGCAAGTTAAATGATATGTTTTCCGGAATTAACCACAAAAGGAAAGGTATTAATTGGTCACCTGACTAAACTTCGGTGTATCCTCTAGAAGTCCTAGATTATGCTTTCTTCGAAAATAACCTGCTGGGCTATTGAAACAAGTTTGTACGCCTACGCAGTTTCTGAATGTGCTCAATTGTCTAGGATGTTGGCATCTGGATATCACAGCTTTCAAGCCTAAAAACCAAGAATCGGCCTGTGCTTTGTCCTTGCATATCTGTGATTAAGATAGATAAAAAGTATCAGGATTAACTAGTAAAGATATATGCAAGAAACTGAACCAAAGATTTCAAAAGATTACCAGATCAAGTGACCGTTCGCCGTTAGCATAGACAAGTGAAAAGGACCGACACTCCCTTTCTTCTTGAAGCTGCCTCTGAAAATTTACCTACAATACACACAGATAAAGCATAATGGAATATCACCACCAGCTCATGGTTTAAGCATACAATTTAACTTGGATATTAGCTCTTATTTACATACAGTTCTTTGCCCAGGTATAATCTTTGTAATTGAGCTCAATCTCAATTGTTTTTCCTCCTGTCCGGAATACCAAATCAAAAACTTCTCATCCTGAAATCCAAATGACaaattcaaattccaaatttgttatTATAAAGTTCCTTTAGTAAACAGACAaacag contains:
- the LOC100253065 gene encoding PH, RCC1 and FYVE domains-containing protein 1 isoform X2, producing the protein MGEESLATVPFDRAVEQAIVTLKKGAYLLRCGRRGKPKFCPFRLSTDEKFLIWYSGQEEKQLRLSSITKIIPGQRTVNFQRQLQEERECRSFSLVYANGERSLDLICKDKAQADSWFLGLKAVISRCQHPRQLSTFRNCVGVQTCFNSPAGYFRRKHNLGLLEDTPKFSQVRSLCGSPTQSLSERCFSDGLSYSADSFYSSESSVSNVKNVVDVSLPSSPYVEPDHLKQGEEIYAGTEIQTDMLSQVAAPSHASPQMEKNDILRDVMIWGEGIEGGILGGGVYRFGNQNGMQSDALLPKLLESTTMLDVREISLGGKHAALVTKHGEVFCWGEGSGGRLGHKVNMDMGNPKIVESLTGVLVKSVSCGEYQTCALTHSGELYTWGDNGSGIDLVGERRKRSQWIPSRLSGPLNGTSISNVACGEWHMAIVSTSGQLFTYGDGTFGVLGHGKLESISQPKEVESLSGLWVKAAACGPWHTAAIVEVRADRLKFNTKGGKLFTWGDGDKGRLGHGDQERKLLPTCVAQLVDHDFVQVSCGRMLTVGLTCLGTVYTMGSAVHGQLGNPQAKDKSIAIVGGKLKDEFVKEISSGSYHVAALTSKGSLYTWGMGANGQLGLGDTEDRNSPAVVEELRDRQVESIACGSGFTAAICLHKSISSTDQSACSGCRMAFGFTRKKHNCYNCGLLFCRACSNKKVLNASLAPNKKKPFRVCDPCYTYLQRIKHSSRLLKLENHSPRQLLMTQKTSFDEKEDRGEGTPARTQFSSVGQPCNEASQSYEKKPFKNQVENQQTVEPVSSLSNGLPRWGQVPCPFLFEKYCRENSIALVPLSNNQLSSVPLCWKHSPRGSKYMVSTVVNMEKDFPDTDKILIEEVERLRSELHTMSEKLSSERDAKDGIDSKLPQIITRYVDTPKERQLDSLCGSPIVFSNSLRSMYGRDECQGHTRSVEDSCLEKIDPRQNGTKPSKLEWVEQYEPGVYITFITLASGQRGLKRVRFSRKRFTEKEAERWWEENQIGVYQNYGIEGYISSSQNKMKGECRCVHQEH
- the LOC100253065 gene encoding PH, RCC1 and FYVE domains-containing protein 1 isoform X1, with translation MGEESLATVPFDRAVEQAIVTLKKGAYLLRCGRRGKPKFCPFRLSTDEKFLIWYSGQEEKQLRLSSITKIIPGQRTVNFQRQLQEERECRSFSLVYANGERSLDLICKDKAQADSWFLGLKAVISRCQHPRQLSTFRNCVGVQTCFNSPAGYFRRKHNLGLLEDTPKFSQVRSLCGSPTQSLSERCFSDGLSYSADSFYSSESSVSNVKNVVDVSLPSSPYVEPDHLKQGEEIYAGTEIQTDMLSQVAAPSHASPQMEKNDILRDVMIWGEGIEGGILGGGVYRFGNQNGMQSDALLPKLLESTTMLDVREISLGGKHAALVTKHGEVFCWGEGSGGRLGHKVNMDMGNPKIVESLTGVLVKSVSCGEYQTCALTHSGELYTWGDNGSGIDLVGERRKRSQWIPSRLSGPLNGTSISNVACGEWHMAIVSTSGQLFTYGDGTFGVLGHGKLESISQPKEVESLSGLWVKAAACGPWHTAAIVEVRADRLKFNTKGGKLFTWGDGDKGRLGHGDQERKLLPTCVAQLVDHDFVQVSCGRMLTVGLTCLGTVYTMGSAVHGQLGNPQAKDKSIAIVGGKLKDEFVKEISSGSYHVAALTSKGSLYTWGMGANGQLGLGDTEDRNSPAVVEELRDRQVESIACGSGFTAAICLHKSISSTDQSACSGCRMAFGFTRKKHNCYNCGLLFCRACSNKKVLNASLAPNKKKPFRVCDPCYTYLQRIKHSSRLLKLENHSPRQLLMTQKTSFDEKEDRGEGTPARTQFSSVGQPCNEASQSYEKKPFKNQVENQQTVEPVSSLSNGLPRWGQVPCPFLFEKYCRENSIALVPLSNNQLSSVPLCWKHSPRGSKYMVSTVVNMEKDFPDTDKILIEEVERLRSEARSLEKLCQMRSEKIQECQQKLQETWSLAREEAAKCKAAKEVIKALSSRLHTMSEKLSSERDAKDGIDSKLPQIITRYVDTPKERQLDSLCGSPIVFSNSLRSMYGRDECQGHTRSVEDSCLEKIDPRQNGTKPSKLEWVEQYEPGVYITFITLASGQRGLKRVRFSRKRFTEKEAERWWEENQIGVYQNYGIEGYISSSQNKMKGECRCVHQEH